The following proteins are encoded in a genomic region of Cyclonatronum proteinivorum:
- a CDS encoding cation:proton antiporter domain-containing protein gives MHLLYNFSLPINDPVLIFAIVMLIILLAPMVVQRLKIPGLVGTILAGTIVGPSVLGLLERDDTIILLGTVGLLYLMFMAGLSIDLNKFEKNRNKSVAFGLISFLIPQLAALPVGMLLLDFSLASSLLLGSIVGSHTLLAYPIANRIGITKNTGVTMAMGGTIVTDMFSLLILAIVANSLSDATGFTFWLTFALLVVGYTALILLGLPVLGRWFFKNVRNQTNTEYVFMIALLFISAFLADVVGLAPIIGAFLAGLTLNRLVPESGTLMSRVQFVGNAYFIPFFLISVGMLVDVRVMAESWEVWAQTGAFVALVVFGKSLAAKITQWIYKMSPAEGWTIAGLTIPQAAATLAVTLVGFEIGLLSQTSVNAVVLMILITCLIGPSLVERFGRQVALQEASAQYNPQDAPERILVPLANPQTAEALMDIAMIIRRSNSSEPLFPLTVARSSENADTDARVAESEKMLSHAVVHAAAAETPVIPVTRIDMNISNGITRAIRELRISHVVIGWNGEISARQLIFGTVLDQLLDESKQLIMVSKVVHPINITERIFLVVPPYLDRETGFTGAVGTIKNMVNEIGASLVVVTSRNNHKTMREIISNKDPEIEAEYITLNEWSDLLKDERIQFKDEEDLLILLSTRNGTVSWDANLERLPRIIAQNYPDVNFLTIYPAEVSSDENAHNYVAFDSMQDIPDIHNENVNFELDDMDARQALRELMSKRFSANPVELTEIIDKVLTQETDNLPGELPGVVLTKSRSVNVEKPTLFLGISPNGIEYPDIEEKVKLLFVLITPASHSTQRNIRTLGNIARLLGHRKTYKKLMEARNFTEVSKIITKARSEF, from the coding sequence TTGCATTTACTTTATAATTTCAGTCTGCCGATCAACGATCCGGTATTAATCTTTGCCATAGTGATGCTCATCATCCTGCTGGCACCGATGGTCGTGCAGCGGCTCAAAATACCTGGGCTGGTTGGTACGATTCTGGCCGGTACCATTGTGGGCCCGAGTGTTCTCGGCCTGCTTGAGCGCGATGATACCATCATTCTGCTGGGCACCGTAGGCTTGCTGTACCTGATGTTTATGGCAGGCCTGAGCATTGATCTCAACAAGTTTGAGAAAAACCGGAACAAGAGCGTCGCATTTGGTCTCATCTCATTTCTGATACCGCAGCTTGCGGCGCTGCCTGTCGGGATGCTGCTCCTTGATTTTTCATTGGCGTCTTCACTGCTGCTGGGCTCCATCGTGGGTTCGCATACCCTGCTCGCTTACCCGATTGCCAACCGGATTGGTATCACCAAAAATACCGGGGTGACCATGGCCATGGGCGGTACGATTGTTACCGACATGTTTTCGCTGCTGATTCTGGCCATTGTGGCAAACTCTCTTTCTGATGCAACCGGCTTCACCTTCTGGCTTACCTTTGCCCTGCTCGTAGTGGGCTACACGGCGCTGATTTTACTCGGCCTGCCCGTACTTGGTCGCTGGTTTTTTAAAAATGTGCGCAATCAGACCAATACCGAATATGTGTTTATGATTGCGCTGCTTTTTATTTCCGCATTCCTGGCGGATGTGGTAGGGCTTGCACCTATCATTGGTGCGTTTCTGGCCGGACTCACCCTGAACCGCCTGGTTCCGGAGAGCGGTACGCTCATGAGCCGTGTTCAGTTTGTTGGGAATGCGTACTTCATCCCGTTTTTCCTTATTTCAGTGGGGATGCTTGTTGATGTGCGCGTTATGGCCGAAAGCTGGGAAGTCTGGGCACAGACCGGGGCATTTGTTGCGCTCGTTGTTTTCGGAAAAAGCCTGGCTGCCAAAATAACGCAGTGGATTTACAAGATGTCACCAGCCGAAGGCTGGACCATTGCCGGGCTTACCATTCCGCAGGCTGCTGCAACCCTGGCCGTAACGCTTGTGGGTTTCGAAATCGGACTTTTATCGCAAACTTCGGTGAACGCTGTGGTTCTGATGATTCTGATCACCTGCCTGATTGGCCCGAGTCTCGTTGAGCGATTCGGGCGGCAGGTTGCGCTTCAGGAAGCAAGCGCGCAGTACAATCCGCAGGACGCTCCAGAGCGTATTCTGGTTCCGCTGGCTAATCCGCAGACCGCTGAAGCCCTGATGGATATTGCGATGATCATCCGCCGAAGCAATTCCAGCGAGCCGCTTTTCCCGCTAACCGTTGCCCGCAGCTCAGAAAATGCGGATACCGACGCCCGCGTAGCTGAAAGCGAGAAGATGCTGAGCCATGCCGTTGTGCATGCCGCCGCCGCCGAAACTCCGGTAATCCCGGTTACGCGAATCGACATGAACATATCGAACGGGATCACGCGTGCAATCCGTGAACTGCGCATATCGCATGTTGTGATCGGCTGGAACGGCGAAATTTCTGCGCGTCAGCTTATCTTCGGAACCGTGCTTGATCAGCTGCTGGATGAAAGTAAACAGCTGATTATGGTATCCAAAGTTGTTCATCCCATCAACATTACCGAACGAATCTTCCTGGTGGTACCGCCTTATCTGGATCGTGAAACCGGCTTTACAGGCGCTGTGGGGACCATCAAAAATATGGTGAATGAAATTGGTGCAAGCCTTGTGGTCGTTACTTCGCGCAACAATCACAAAACCATGCGCGAAATCATCAGCAATAAAGATCCGGAGATTGAAGCGGAGTACATTACCCTGAATGAGTGGTCTGATCTGCTCAAAGATGAGCGCATTCAGTTTAAGGATGAAGAAGACCTGCTCATTCTGCTCAGTACCCGCAACGGCACGGTTTCCTGGGATGCCAATCTTGAGCGACTGCCGCGGATTATTGCTCAGAACTATCCTGACGTCAATTTTCTCACCATTTATCCGGCAGAAGTAAGTTCTGATGAAAACGCGCACAACTACGTCGCTTTTGATTCCATGCAGGATATTCCGGACATCCATAACGAGAATGTGAACTTTGAGCTGGACGATATGGATGCGCGTCAGGCGCTGCGCGAACTGATGTCGAAACGTTTCAGTGCCAACCCTGTTGAGCTCACCGAAATTATTGACAAGGTGCTTACGCAGGAAACGGATAATCTCCCGGGTGAGCTGCCCGGCGTCGTGCTGACCAAAAGCCGGTCAGTGAATGTAGAAAAGCCGACCCTGTTTCTGGGAATCAGCCCCAACGGAATTGAATATCCCGATATTGAGGAAAAGGTGAAGCTGCTGTTTGTGCTTATCACGCCTGCTTCACACAGCACGCAGCGCAACATCCGTACCCTGGGTAACATCGCGCGGCTGCTGGGTCACCGCAAAACCTACAAAAAGCTCATGGAGGCCCGGAACTTTACCGAAGTGAGCAAAATCATCACCAAAGCCCGGTCTGAATTTTAG
- the guaB gene encoding IMP dehydrogenase: MPSEVFAHKITREGLTYDDVLLVPAHSQVLPRNVDTSVTLARNLKLNMPVLAAAMDTVSEYRLAIALAREGGMSILHKNMTIAEQAEQVRLVKRSESGMIVDPVTLGADATVAQARDVMTRHKIGGIPIVDGNRKLLGIVTNRDLRFETDFTRKLTQIMTSGRLVTARAGTTLEEAESLLQTHKIEKLPIIEPDGTLVGLITFKDIEKKKNFPNACKDEIGRLRVGAAVGIAADTVDRVAALVHASVDCIVVDTAHGHSQGVIDMVKTLRAAYPELVIVGGNIATAQAAEALHKAGADAVKVGVGPGSICTTRIVTGVGVPQLSAVLEVAAYTRANGLGLIADGGIKQTGDIPKAIAAGGDVVMLGSMFAGVDESPGETIIYEGRKFKTYRGMGSIGAMSQGSKDRYFQDVEDDVKKLVPEGIEGRVPYKGTLAEVVYQMSGGLRAAMGYCGAASIEALQQAEFVRISPAGMRESHPHSVHITKESPNYSMR; this comes from the coding sequence ATGCCATCAGAAGTTTTTGCACACAAAATTACCCGTGAAGGACTCACCTACGACGATGTTTTACTCGTACCGGCGCATTCACAGGTTTTACCCCGGAATGTGGATACATCCGTAACCCTTGCCCGAAACCTGAAACTCAACATGCCGGTGCTTGCCGCCGCGATGGATACAGTCTCGGAATACCGCCTTGCCATTGCCCTTGCCCGTGAAGGGGGGATGAGCATCCTTCATAAAAATATGACGATAGCAGAGCAGGCAGAGCAGGTTCGCCTGGTGAAGCGCAGCGAAAGCGGGATGATCGTGGATCCGGTAACCCTTGGTGCCGACGCAACCGTCGCGCAGGCCCGCGATGTGATGACCCGCCACAAAATTGGCGGCATTCCGATTGTAGATGGCAACCGCAAGCTTCTGGGCATTGTGACCAATCGGGATTTGCGTTTTGAAACCGACTTCACCCGCAAGCTCACGCAGATTATGACGTCGGGCAGGCTGGTTACGGCACGCGCGGGTACTACCTTAGAAGAAGCAGAAAGCCTGTTACAAACCCACAAAATTGAAAAGCTGCCCATCATTGAACCGGACGGCACCCTTGTCGGACTGATCACATTTAAGGATATTGAGAAGAAGAAAAACTTCCCGAATGCCTGTAAAGATGAAATAGGCCGGCTCAGGGTAGGTGCAGCAGTAGGTATTGCAGCCGATACGGTAGACCGGGTTGCGGCACTCGTACACGCTTCGGTGGATTGTATCGTGGTGGATACGGCACATGGTCACTCTCAGGGGGTGATCGATATGGTAAAAACACTGCGTGCAGCGTATCCTGAACTCGTTATCGTTGGCGGCAATATTGCTACCGCACAGGCCGCTGAAGCGCTCCACAAAGCCGGTGCTGACGCCGTTAAAGTGGGCGTAGGTCCGGGTTCAATTTGCACAACCCGGATAGTGACCGGGGTGGGCGTTCCGCAGCTGAGCGCCGTGCTGGAAGTTGCCGCTTATACCAGGGCCAACGGCTTAGGCCTAATTGCCGATGGCGGAATCAAGCAAACGGGCGATATCCCCAAAGCCATAGCGGCCGGCGGTGACGTGGTCATGCTGGGATCGATGTTCGCAGGCGTTGACGAAAGTCCCGGAGAAACCATCATTTATGAAGGCCGCAAATTCAAAACCTATCGCGGCATGGGCAGCATTGGTGCGATGAGTCAGGGCAGCAAGGACCGCTACTTTCAGGATGTGGAAGATGATGTGAAAAAGCTGGTTCCGGAAGGTATTGAAGGTAGGGTCCCTTACAAAGGAACCCTTGCTGAAGTGGTCTATCAGATGAGCGGTGGCTTGCGCGCCGCCATGGGATACTGTGGTGCAGCGAGCATAGAAGCGCTGCAGCAGGCCGAGTTCGTGCGGATTTCCCCGGCAGGTATGCGGGAAAGTCATCCCCACTCCGTACATATTACAAAAGAATCGCCTAACTACTCCATGCGGTAG
- a CDS encoding glycosyltransferase, with protein sequence MTEKQQSESDDSGKNVLLIAYYFPPMGGSGVQRPVKLAKYLPSFGWNPVILVPEPGAYYHFDESLAQEISELKIPPVRVKARTLFHAAAGIAGVGQLKVQPQEWKTRLLSFITSWFFVPDNKTAWIKPALEQAAKLIREHNIKAVIATAPPYSNLLIAARIREAFHIPVIMDFRDEWLQSHWVSYPTSWHFRRMQQTEQAALSRADYVTVVNEAYRDSISRRMPGPKQKRIQVIPNGYDPADFEGAEVTQTGSGTPETDSKHQKVFTLLHSGRFYSGIQPDDLLEAVHRFLQNHPEKRKCFRLAFQGGLTDTHQQQIKKLDLEDVTRDYGYLPHKKAVRNLMQADALFLTLGHIPQIEAVTPGKLFEYIGSGKPVLAYLPEGISQKLLQGYGACFLADLGAKQQQYRALKALFFAWEKDRLPQPDPEYCRQFSRIEIAAAFGKILDQLRLRES encoded by the coding sequence GTGACCGAAAAGCAGCAATCGGAGTCAGACGACAGCGGTAAAAACGTCTTACTTATTGCCTACTACTTCCCCCCTATGGGTGGTAGCGGCGTACAGCGTCCGGTGAAACTGGCAAAATACCTTCCCAGCTTTGGCTGGAATCCTGTCATTCTCGTTCCTGAGCCGGGCGCGTATTATCATTTTGATGAAAGTTTAGCGCAAGAAATCAGCGAGCTGAAAATACCGCCGGTACGGGTGAAGGCCCGGACGCTGTTCCATGCCGCCGCCGGGATTGCCGGGGTAGGGCAGCTGAAGGTACAGCCACAAGAGTGGAAAACCCGCTTGCTCTCCTTTATAACGTCATGGTTTTTTGTGCCCGACAATAAAACAGCGTGGATCAAGCCGGCCCTGGAACAGGCAGCCAAGCTGATACGCGAGCACAATATCAAAGCCGTCATTGCTACTGCGCCGCCGTACAGCAATCTACTGATTGCCGCGCGCATTCGTGAAGCATTTCACATTCCGGTAATCATGGATTTTCGGGATGAATGGCTTCAGAGTCACTGGGTCAGCTATCCGACTTCGTGGCATTTCCGCCGTATGCAGCAAACGGAACAGGCCGCCCTTTCCCGCGCTGATTATGTGACAGTGGTAAATGAGGCCTACCGGGATTCCATTTCGCGCCGCATGCCGGGACCGAAGCAAAAAAGGATACAGGTCATCCCAAACGGCTATGATCCTGCAGATTTCGAAGGCGCTGAAGTAACACAGACGGGTTCAGGAACGCCTGAGACAGATTCGAAGCATCAAAAAGTATTTACCTTGTTGCACAGCGGCCGGTTTTACAGCGGCATACAACCCGACGACCTGCTCGAAGCCGTACACCGGTTTTTGCAGAACCATCCGGAAAAGCGAAAGTGTTTCCGGCTCGCATTTCAGGGAGGACTTACAGATACCCATCAACAGCAAATCAAAAAGCTGGATCTTGAAGACGTCACCCGGGATTATGGCTACCTGCCGCATAAGAAGGCCGTCCGGAATCTTATGCAGGCAGACGCCCTTTTTCTAACGCTGGGGCACATTCCCCAAATTGAAGCGGTTACGCCGGGCAAGCTTTTTGAGTATATCGGCAGCGGTAAGCCCGTGCTTGCCTATCTTCCTGAAGGGATATCCCAAAAGCTTCTCCAAGGCTATGGCGCATGTTTTTTAGCGGATCTTGGTGCCAAACAGCAGCAGTACAGAGCCCTTAAAGCCCTTTTCTTTGCCTGGGAAAAAGACCGGTTGCCACAGCCGGATCCTGAATACTGCCGGCAGTTCAGCCGTATAGAAATCGCCGCAGCCTTCGGAAAGATATTGGATCAGCTAAGGCTGCGCGAAAGCTGA
- a CDS encoding M23 family metallopeptidase gives MLEFLSRITSFSNEKLTVLLWQGQAHETNKPYTIVPRKMLGLLVVTHLIVIALMFLFFFLTPLGTLLFNREDQAVREQIVEIRDRIEVLRDSLHANEIQLSNFKLALMQSADTTFTTGISAEDRPEIFSVAPAFMEFDDTDFFTQVRGLSVEEIVHSAEDFFSSDWELPLRFPLEGTVTRGFDLQTGHTGIDIAAAEGTVIRTFADGVVLFSGFTIQYGNVMVIQHINGFLSIYKHCKSLARQKGDFVKRGDIIGRVGSTGILTSGPHLHFELWQNGVALDPSESFTNLN, from the coding sequence ATGCTTGAATTTTTATCGCGAATAACATCCTTCAGCAATGAGAAATTAACCGTTTTGCTGTGGCAGGGACAAGCACACGAAACCAACAAGCCTTATACCATTGTCCCCCGCAAAATGCTCGGTTTGCTTGTTGTGACGCATCTCATTGTTATCGCACTGATGTTTTTGTTTTTCTTTCTGACGCCGTTGGGCACATTGCTGTTCAACCGTGAAGATCAGGCCGTCAGGGAACAGATTGTAGAAATAAGGGACCGTATCGAGGTGCTGCGCGATTCCCTTCATGCAAACGAAATTCAGTTAAGTAACTTCAAGCTTGCCCTTATGCAAAGCGCTGATACTACATTTACAACCGGTATCAGTGCTGAAGACAGGCCGGAAATATTCAGTGTGGCCCCCGCATTTATGGAATTCGACGATACCGATTTTTTCACACAGGTGAGAGGGTTGAGTGTAGAAGAAATTGTTCACTCTGCGGAAGACTTTTTCTCATCAGACTGGGAGTTGCCCCTGCGCTTTCCGCTCGAAGGTACTGTAACACGGGGTTTTGATCTGCAAACCGGTCATACCGGGATTGATATCGCGGCAGCGGAGGGCACAGTCATCAGAACTTTTGCAGATGGCGTCGTGCTTTTCAGCGGCTTTACCATTCAGTATGGCAATGTTATGGTTATTCAGCACATCAACGGATTTCTGAGCATATATAAGCACTGTAAAAGCCTCGCCCGGCAAAAGGGTGATTTTGTTAAACGCGGAGACATAATAGGACGCGTAGGCAGTACCGGTATCCTTACATCAGGCCCGCACCTTCATTTTGAACTTTGGCAAAACGGGGTGGCACTGGACCCGTCGGAATCATTCACAAATTTAAATTAA
- a CDS encoding bactofilin family protein, giving the protein MFGRKKNKSEVVVPPADNQAVPAINMVSENTVIQGLITGSDDIRVSGKVDGEIEITAKCIVSASGTVIGNINSKDADIAGKVEGHVVSANRLILRQSAHVTGDIKTNVLLIEEGAKFDGACRMGSTISLEKESEV; this is encoded by the coding sequence ATGTTTGGCAGAAAAAAGAATAAGTCTGAAGTCGTAGTACCACCAGCTGACAATCAGGCTGTACCGGCAATAAATATGGTAAGCGAAAACACCGTCATTCAAGGGCTGATAACTGGTAGCGATGATATTCGCGTATCCGGTAAAGTTGATGGTGAAATTGAAATAACAGCCAAATGCATTGTTTCAGCAAGTGGCACCGTGATCGGAAATATTAATTCTAAAGACGCTGATATTGCCGGAAAAGTTGAGGGGCATGTTGTGTCAGCTAATCGTCTCATTCTCAGGCAGTCTGCGCATGTAACCGGTGACATTAAGACAAATGTGCTGCTGATTGAGGAAGGAGCCAAATTTGACGGGGCCTGTCGTATGGGCAGCACCATATCTTTAGAGAAAGAAAGTGAAGTGTAG
- a CDS encoding AtpZ/AtpI family protein has protein sequence MDVRGFGQYIQFGLQIGITMSIPVLIGVWLDNRYQTGPWLMLAGIFLGFISMFWTIYKTAMELNEKDRYKQKHKRDV, from the coding sequence ATGGATGTTCGCGGGTTTGGCCAGTATATTCAGTTCGGATTGCAAATCGGCATTACGATGTCCATACCAGTTCTGATAGGGGTTTGGCTGGATAATCGCTATCAAACCGGTCCCTGGCTCATGCTTGCGGGTATATTTTTAGGGTTTATATCCATGTTTTGGACCATCTATAAAACTGCAATGGAGTTAAATGAAAAGGACAGGTACAAACAAAAACACAAAAGAGATGTGTGA
- the atpB gene encoding F0F1 ATP synthase subunit A encodes MTNLVRTAFLVLALLYVMPVQALAEDNNKDYGDIDVIAKLGDRYYIEFEPLPKLYLPRILIADGIHFFGSTKSAMQSGLFQDAYYIENPQEFVAGVSGPVTYRLVQANGDPVTLDLSISKHVVWFWLAGFLTLFIFGRMAKKYEAGIGRETAPRGAGMNFAEVIIVYLRDEVVKSNIGEEKYKKFAPYLLSCFFMILFMNLFGLAPWGQTPTSDISVTAALALTTFFMVNLNGTKDYWKHVFAMPGIPKFMLIIMIPVEILGLFTKPFALAVRLFANMLSGKMLILSMLGMIFIFAGLYGAGLGLVSAFLWVPFTLFIYALKVFAAFLQAYIFTMFSALFIGMALEDHSHHDEHHHAETAAAH; translated from the coding sequence ATGACTAATCTTGTTCGGACCGCATTCCTGGTTTTAGCTCTGTTGTATGTTATGCCTGTTCAGGCACTTGCGGAAGATAATAACAAGGATTACGGGGATATAGATGTAATAGCGAAGCTTGGTGACCGCTATTACATCGAATTTGAACCGCTGCCCAAACTGTATCTGCCAAGGATTTTAATTGCGGATGGCATTCACTTTTTCGGATCTACGAAAAGTGCCATGCAAAGCGGCTTGTTTCAGGATGCTTATTACATTGAAAATCCGCAGGAGTTTGTCGCGGGGGTTTCCGGTCCGGTAACATACAGATTGGTACAGGCCAATGGCGACCCGGTCACCCTGGACTTATCGATATCGAAGCACGTGGTCTGGTTCTGGCTTGCAGGTTTTCTGACCCTTTTCATTTTCGGCAGGATGGCCAAAAAATATGAAGCGGGCATCGGCCGCGAAACAGCACCACGCGGAGCCGGGATGAATTTTGCGGAAGTCATTATTGTCTATTTGCGGGATGAAGTAGTCAAGTCAAACATAGGGGAAGAGAAATACAAAAAATTTGCCCCTTATCTGCTCTCCTGTTTTTTCATGATTCTGTTCATGAACCTTTTTGGTCTCGCCCCATGGGGTCAAACACCTACCTCTGATATCTCCGTAACGGCCGCCTTGGCACTTACTACCTTTTTCATGGTGAACCTGAATGGCACAAAGGATTATTGGAAGCACGTTTTTGCAATGCCGGGCATTCCAAAGTTTATGCTGATCATCATGATTCCCGTTGAAATTCTGGGACTGTTCACAAAGCCCTTCGCCCTCGCTGTTCGTTTATTTGCCAATATGCTTTCCGGGAAAATGCTGATCCTAAGCATGCTCGGGATGATCTTTATTTTCGCGGGCCTTTATGGCGCGGGTCTCGGACTCGTGTCCGCCTTCCTATGGGTTCCCTTCACGCTCTTTATCTATGCGCTCAAGGTATTTGCTGCATTCCTTCAGGCGTACATCTTCACCATGTTCTCTGCACTGTTCATCGGTATGGCTTTGGAAGACCATAGCCATCACGACGAGCATCATCATGCAGAAACAGCTGCAGCACACTGA
- the atpE gene encoding ATP synthase F0 subunit C, which translates to MEVTQFADMAHLAAGLGAGIILLGAGFGIGMIGKGAMDAMARQPEAAGDVRTAMLIAAGLIEGAAFFALVICIILANI; encoded by the coding sequence ATGGAAGTTACTCAATTTGCTGATATGGCCCACCTTGCCGCTGGTTTAGGTGCTGGTATTATTCTTCTCGGTGCTGGTTTCGGTATCGGTATGATCGGAAAAGGCGCTATGGATGCGATGGCTCGTCAGCCTGAAGCTGCCGGTGATGTGCGTACCGCTATGCTTATTGCTGCTGGTCTTATTGAAGGTGCTGCCTTCTTTGCATTGGTTATCTGCATTATTCTGGCCAACATCTAA
- the atpF gene encoding F0F1 ATP synthase subunit B: MNPVLANALLNFEPGIVIWIGITFILFLLTLRKFAWGPVLAALEKREQSIQESLDSAEKAMKRAEEIARNNDEALRKAEVEAQRVRKEAKEEAEKIRVEIIEKSRSEAEAVKDQILATIDQEKQKAMLELRSHVAELALEAATKILNAELDKKKNQKLVDDFIDGISKN; encoded by the coding sequence ATGAATCCGGTTTTAGCAAATGCGTTGCTGAATTTTGAGCCAGGTATTGTAATCTGGATCGGAATTACCTTCATCCTCTTTCTGCTGACCCTTCGCAAATTTGCCTGGGGGCCTGTGCTCGCAGCACTCGAAAAGCGTGAGCAAAGTATTCAGGAATCGTTAGATTCAGCTGAAAAAGCCATGAAGCGGGCAGAAGAAATCGCCCGTAATAATGACGAAGCGCTCCGCAAGGCTGAAGTAGAGGCCCAAAGGGTGAGGAAAGAGGCGAAGGAAGAAGCCGAAAAGATTCGTGTTGAAATTATTGAGAAGTCGCGTTCGGAAGCCGAAGCAGTGAAAGATCAGATTCTGGCTACCATTGATCAGGAAAAGCAAAAGGCAATGCTTGAACTGCGTTCGCACGTAGCGGAGCTTGCTCTCGAAGCAGCCACAAAAATCCTGAATGCTGAACTCGACAAAAAGAAAAATCAAAAGCTTGTCGATGATTTCATCGATGGAATTTCTAAGAACTAA
- the atpH gene encoding ATP synthase F1 subunit delta: MIPSKAARRYSSALLGFAIETNTLERILSDMEYIHKTIEHSRELVLFLRNPLIKADKKRDAINQLFGSKVCKEVNSFFDLVASKARFDLIPGIAKAFIDAYRKHKGIELVHLFYAEEPNADQIDRIKKALESKTGKTIELISQHKPGLLGGVMVKIDDTVIDGSVKHKLEQLQHLFFKAAI; the protein is encoded by the coding sequence ATGATTCCCTCAAAAGCTGCACGCAGATACTCATCCGCCCTGCTGGGCTTCGCAATTGAAACAAATACGCTTGAGCGCATATTGTCTGATATGGAGTACATCCATAAAACAATTGAGCATTCTCGCGAATTGGTTCTTTTCCTGCGGAACCCGCTCATCAAAGCAGATAAAAAGCGGGACGCTATCAATCAGCTGTTTGGATCAAAGGTCTGTAAAGAAGTTAATTCTTTTTTCGACCTCGTTGCTTCGAAAGCCCGCTTTGACCTGATTCCGGGCATAGCAAAAGCTTTTATCGATGCTTATCGCAAACACAAGGGAATTGAGCTTGTTCACCTGTTCTATGCTGAAGAGCCCAATGCTGATCAGATCGATCGCATCAAAAAGGCGCTTGAATCCAAAACTGGGAAAACCATCGAACTGATAAGCCAGCACAAACCAGGACTCCTGGGGGGTGTTATGGTAAAAATTGATGACACGGTCATTGATGGCTCTGTAAAACACAAGCTTGAACAGCTTCAGCACTTGTTTTTTAAAGCTGCAATCTAA